From the Bradyrhizobium ontarionense genome, the window CGGCCATAGCCGTGCGGGTTGCAGATAACGCGGGTCGATCCGATCCGATAGTCCGAGGGCGTGTGGATGTGGCCGTGGACCCACAGCGCCGGTTGGGTCGCCAGGATCAGCTCGGTGAGATCCGAGGCGAAGGCGGCGGTGACGCGGTCGTTGCGATAGTTGTTGGCGACCAAGCCCCAGCCGGGGGGCGTGGTGCGTGACCATGACGGTCGGTCCGTCGAACGGGGTCTCCAGCAGGTCCGTCAGATACGACCGCGAGGCACTGAACAGGCCGAGCTCCTCCTGCGGCGTGAACCGCTGCCACGGCTCGTCCTGCCAGGTGATGCAGCGATGGTCGTGCATGGCGTCCAGGCAGGCGGCCATCGCCTCCGTCTCGCTGCCGGGGCCGAAGATCGCATAGTCGGTCCACAGCGTGGCGCCCGCAAAGCGGACGCCTGACGTCACGACTGCGTCGTTCTCCAACAGATGCACGCCGAACCGCGCCGCCTCGGCCCGCGCCAGCTTGAGCTCCTCGGGAAAGGTGCGGTGATAATATTCATGGTTGCCCATGACCATCACGATCGGCACCGACTCCGGCACGATCTCGCGCAGCCGCGCGAATCCGTTGACCGCCCCCTCGCAGACATCGCCGGCCACGACGACCGCATCGACCCCGGGGAGGTCAGCGATCGGCTTGATGTCGGCTACGTCGGCGTGAAGATCGGAGAAGATGTGGAGGTCCATGGGGGTGAGCGGCCAGCCGCGTGCTCGTATCCCTAGGGCGCGTGAGCGAAGCGTAACGCGCTGATCCGGTCAATCGGCGGATTACGCTCCGCTAATCCGCCTTACGCTTGCTATGATTGCGTGCTATTCGAACGCGCATCAAATGCTGCAAGTACTTTGTCACATAGCTTGTTTGGATCTCGGATCCAGAGCTCCCAGGTGAGAAAAGTCCACATTTGCGAAAGTGGCTCACCATTATAAACAGTCCCATCACGAATGTTTATTAGCTTATAAACGTCATAAAAATTCTCGCCCGGGACTGCGCGAATGAAGAGATCCTCGCCGATACATACGATTACGCCAGGGGTGTACCAATAGTCCCTGCCAGTGGGATCCAATTTATCCGGCTCATGTTTCAGCTCAAACCGAACCGGCGAAGTAAACTGGAGAACAGATGGCTCATCGCGCCGGTTCTCTTCAAAGATCGCCGGAGGCTTGCCGGGAAAATTCGGAGTGATCCAGACGAAAGATCGAGCATTGTTTACAATCTGATCCGTGACTAATGCGAGCTTAGGACCTTTATGCCGTGGAACTAGCACGACCGATCCTGGGGATGCATTTCTGAGCGAAGTTGTTGCAAAAATCGGAAAGAAATCAGCCATGGGCTTGTCTCGCTCGCGTCTTAGATCGGATCAGTCCACGCTGATAGCGGACATCTTTACTCATGGTCTATGCCCGCATTAGAAGTGAATTTTCGCCACAGCGCGTCCGCGACCTCTTCGGCGGTTGCTGCTTTGTCGCCTTGGGCTTGGCCGCGTGAGAAGTCGTCTAATCTGAGATAAAGTTCATAGTCATCTGCATCTATGTGGACAAATCCATTTGCTGTACCTGGTGCCGCTCGTCTTGAAAATGAAAACGCAATGTTGCTCGCGAAAAGCTCGGTATCGGCGCGTAGCGTGATGTTTGCTTCGCGGTTATTTGCCTTGTTTAAGGCGGTGCAGGTAAATGCAAGTTCGTTTATTTTTTCGAATCGCGCCCGTATCAGTTCACTGACTTGGTTGAGCTCATCGACTGAGGCGTGGAAAAATTGTTGAATCTTTGCAAATGATTCTCTGCGAAAATCATCCCGGTCGATAGAATCGAACTTCTTTTTTATGCGATAGGTTCGTGTCTCGGCTCGTGCGCGTTCACCTTGGATCTTCGGCAGCGGCTCCTCTGATTTCGATGTTTGTTGTTCGGCAGTTATTCGACGGAGTTCTGTGACTACATCGAGATAGGCAACGTTTTCATTCGTCCATGTCGAAATAGCTCTCCCGTCTTTGGGGATCGCTTTCAGTTTCCCGAGGGGAGTCGAGCGCCAATCGCAAGGTTCAAGGATAACAGGGACCACGCGCATCGTGCCATCAGCGTGGCGCTCAAGCGCAGATTTCATCTCCTGCTCATAGCAATATCTGGATGCGAGGAAGTCGGGGCTCACGAGAGCTAGAAAGAGATCGCTTTTGGCAAAACTAGAAGCAATCTCGTGGTCGATCTCCCCACCAGCTAAAATTTCCCTATCGTACCACGTCGAAATAGTCCCTTCTCGGGTCATCGTCGCCAGATGTGTATGGAGACGCTCTAGCGCTCTCTCATCACGGTGTGAGTATGAAATAAACGCCTTTGCCATCGTCGGTCCAGTCGGTACGAAGCTGGTGGGTGAGAACGTTTGTACTCTAAAAGAGCACGATTTGTTCCTTTGCGTCGAGGGCGGCGAGTTTGTCGCCGCCCTCTACCTCTAGTTAATCGATCAGCTGCACCCTGTCGTGCTTCCGCACGTGTCACACTTCATACACGTCCCATTCCGCACCAGCGTGAAGTTGCCGCACTCCGAGCACATCTCGCCTTCGTAGCCCTTGGCCTTGGCTTCGGCGCGGCGTTCGGCCTTGGAGGCGACTTGCGTCGCCGCGGTGCCGGCCTTGCTCCATTGCAGCGCTTCGAGCTTCTCGGTTGGCGAGAGGTCGTGCTGCGGCTCCTGCTTCAGGGCGGTGGCGCCTTCGAAGGAATCTCCTGATCGGGAGGAGGAGAGGGCGGAGACCCCACCCCGATCGCTCGCGCCGCTTCCGACCGTCCCGGTCGAAGAGGAGCCGGCCTGGGAGCCGCCGCGCATGACGACGAGGTTGTCGGTGCGGGAACGGGTCAGGCCGCGGGACAGGTACTTGCTGGCCTGGTTCTGCTGGGGCTCGCCGGTCATCTTGCCCTCGTCGACGCCGCGGCCGAGCGCGTCGAAATTGCTCTCGGAGGGATCGACATGGGCGAGGTCGAAGCGCGACATGTAGCTGACCGCGAGCTCGCGGAACACGTAGTCCAGGATCGAGGTGGCGTACTTGATGCTGTCGTTGCCCTGCACGGGGCCCGCCGGCTCGAAGCGGGTGAAGGTGAAGGCGTCGACATATTCGTCCAACGGCACGCCGTACTGGAGACCCAGCGACACCGCGATGGCGAAGTTGTTGATGAAGGAGCGCAGTGCTGCGCCCTCCTTGTGCATGTCGATGAAGATCTCGCCGAGACGGCCGTCATCATACTCGCCGGTGCGCAGGTACACCTTGTGGCCGCCGACGACCGCCTTCTGGGTGTAGCCCTTGCGGCGATCCGGCATCTTCTCGCGCTCGCGCATCACGACGATGCGCTCGACCAGCTTCTCGACGATCTTCTCCGAGACCTGCGTGGCGCGTGCGGCCATCGGCTTCTCGTAGAAGGACTCGACCGCATCGTCCTCGTCCTCATCATCGCTGATGAGCTGCGAGTTGAGCGGCTGCGACAGTTTCGAGCCGTCGCGGTAGAGCGCGTTGGCCTTCAGTGCGAGCTTCCAGGACAACAGATACGCCGCCTTGCAGTCCTCGACCGTGGCGTCGTTCGGCATGTTGATGGTCTTGGAGATCGCGCCCGAGATGAACGGCTGCGCCGCCGCCATCATGCGGATGTGGCTCTCGACCGAGAGATAGCGCTTGCCGACCTTGCCGCAGGGATTGGCGCAGTCGAACACCGCGTAATGCTCGGCCTTCAGATGCGGGGCGCCCTCGACCGTCATCGCGCCGCAGATGTGCACGTTGGCGGCCTCGATCTCGCGCTTGCTGAAGCCGATGGCGGCCAGCAGGTCGAAGCCCGGGGCGGCGATCGCCTCAGTCGAGACGCCGAGCTGCTTCACGATGAAGTCTTCGCCCAAGGTCCACTTGTTGAACACGAACTTGATGTCGAAGGCGGTCGGCAGCGCCTTCTCGACCTTGGCAATGGCTTCATCGGTGAAGCCCTTGGCCTTCAGGGTCGAGACGTTGACGCCGGGGGCGTTCGACAGCGAGCCGTGGCCGACCGCATAGGCCTCGATCTCGGCGATCTCGCTCTCGCGATAGCCGAGCACGCGGAGTGCTGCGGGAACGGCGCGGTTGATGATCTTGAAGTAGCCGCCGCCGGCCAGCTTCTTGAACTTCACCAGCGCGAAATCAGGCTCGATGCCGGTGGTGTCGCAATCCATCACGAGACCGATGGTGCCGGTCGGGGCGACCACGGTGACCTGGGCGTTGCGATAGCCGTTGGTCTCGCCGAGCGCGAGCGCGTCGTCCCAGGCCTGGATGGCGTGGCTGACGAGCGAGACCTGCGGGCAGTGCGCGTGGTCGAGCGGCACCGGGTTGACCGAGAGCGCCTCGTAGCCGGTCGCCTGGCCATGGGCGGCGCGGCGATGGTTGCGGATGACGCGCAGCATGTGCAGGGCGTTCTTCTTGTAGCCCGGGAAGGTGCCGAGCTCGCCGGCCATCTCGGCGGAGGTCTTGTAGGCGATGCCGGTCATGATGGCGCTGAGCGCGCCGCACAGCGCGCGGCCTTCCTTGCTGTCATAGGGCAGGCCCATGGTCATCAGGAGGCCGCCGATATTGGCGTAGCCCAGGCCGAGCGTGCGGAACTCATAAGACAGCTCGGCGATCGCCTTGGACGGGAACTGCGCCATCAGCACGGAGATCTCGAGCACGACCGTCCAGAGCCGGCAGAGATGCTCATAGGCTACGACGTCGAACTGCTTGGCCTTGATGTCGTAGAACGTCAGCAGGTTGGCGGAGGCGAGGTTGCACGCCGTGTCGTCCAGGAACATGTATTCCGAGCACGGATTGGAGGCGCGGATGTCACCGGACGCCTTGCAGGTGTGCCAGTCGTTCATCGTCGAGTTGAAGTGCAGGCCGGGATCGGCGCTAGCCCAGGCGGCGTGGCCGATCTTCTCCCAGAGGTCGCGTGCCTTGAGCGTCTTGACGATCTTCTTGTTGGTGCGGCCGACGAGATTCCAATCCCCGTCCGTTTCAACCGCGCGCAAAAAGTCGTCCTTCAGCGACACCGAGTTGTTGGAGTTCTGGCCGGAGACGGTGAGATAGGCTTCCGAATCCCAGTCGGTGTCGTAGATCGGGAAGTCGATGTCCTTGTAGCCCTGCTTGGCGAACTGGATCACCCGCTTGATGTAGTTGTCGGGCACCAGCGAACGGCGCGCGAGCTTGATCTCGCGGCGCAGCGCCGGGTTCTTCTCGGGATCGAAGCAGTCGTCGCCGGAGCCCTCGCAATTGACGCAGGCCTTCATCACGGCCTTCAGGTGCTTCTGGTTGATCTTGGAGCCGGTGACGAGGGCGGCGACCTTCTGCTCCTCCTTCACCTTCCAGTCGATATAGGCCTCGATGTCCGGATGGTCGGCGTCGACCACGACCATCTTGGCGGCGCGGCGCGTGGTGCCGCCCGACTTGATCGCGCCCGCGGCGCGGTCGCCGATCTTGAGGAAGCTCATCAGGCCGGACGAGCGGCCGCCGCCCGACAGCTTCTCGCCTTCGCCGCGCAGGCGGGAGAAGTTGGAGCCGGTGCCGGAGCCGTATTTGAACAGGCGCGCCTCGCGCACCCACAGGTCCATGATGCCGCCGTCATTGACCAAATCGTCCTCGACGCCCTGGATGAAGCAGGCATGCGGCTGCGGATGCTCGTAGGAGGATTTCGACTTGGTCAGCTTGCCGGTCTTGTAGTCGACGTAATAGTGGCCCTGGCCCGGGCCGTCGATGCCGTAGGCCCAGTGCAGACCGGTGTTGAACCATTGCGGCGAGTTCGGCGCGACCATCTGCTTGGCGAGCATGAAGCGCAGCTCGTCATAGAACGCCTGCGCGTCCTCCTCGGAGGAGAAGTAGCTGCCCTTCCAGCCCCAATAGGTCCAGCAGCCGGCGAGGCGGTCGAACACCTGCTTGGCGGAGCGCTCGCTGCCGTAGCGCTCGCTCTCGGGCAGCGCGGCGAGCGCGTCGGTGTCGGGCACCGAGCGCCACAGCCAGGACGGCACGCTCTCTTCCTCGACCTTCTTCAGGCGTGCGGCGACGCCGGCCTTCCGGAAATACTTCTGCGCCAGCACGTCGGAGGCGACCTGCGACCAGACCTGGGGGATCTCGACATTCTCGAGCCGGAACACCACCGAGCCATCCGGATTCTTGATCTCGGACGTGGTGAGGCGGAAGTCGATCCCTGCATAGGGAGACTGTCCTTCGGTGGTGTTGCGCCGTTCAATCCGCATCGGTCGAGCCCCAATTTGTTCTTGCCGGACCGCGTTTGGCGGCCGGGATCATTGCATCAGATGGCGACGACCGCGAGCCCCCGGGGATGCCGGGAGCTCATCTGCCGCCGCAGTTCAACCGGTCGCCCGGTCCGTCTGTCGTTCAGCCTTGGAAGGCGGAAGCTGCCGCGCCGTTGTCCGGCGTCTCGCCCGTCTTCCCCTGCCGGCGCGTGCAGCCCGTCCGCTGCCCGCTCCGTCTGTTTCTCAACGCACCACACTCAACGCGTCACGCGTGCCATCCTGCTCCGTCGTCCCTGCAGGGGAGCCCCCACATCTAGTGGGGTCCCAGGCGGACCATGGCTGCACGACCGCCCCAGCGCGGGACAGACGAGGCCGCGCACGCCGGGCCAGGTGGCCGGAAGCGTGATCGTCCTCGAACCCTCTGAGGGAAGCGGCCGGCCAGACCCGAAACATGACAGTGCGCCGAACCGGGCCGGAAGCTAGGACGACTCCGCTTCCCCCGTCAAGAACTAGTGGGGGTTCCCTAACCAAACACTAAATATGGGGGAAAGTACGGGATAACCAGGGCGTGTGCCGGTATCGTGATGGCCGTAACTATCGGCGAGTCCTCGCGGATTCGAAACCGAAAAAATTTGTGCGGCGGCCTGTCCACAGGGCTTCGTCCCGCTGTTCACAGGGGCAAATTTATTCGCGTGCAAATCGCGGGTTTGGCTTGCATCGGCGGGACTCACGGGCGCTTGCGGGAGGGGCGCGGGGCAGGCATGCCCCACAATCCCTGGTGGGACCGGGAAAACGCCGGCAAGCTGGCCCTCCCACAGACGGCGCCGGTGATTCCATGACAGACACACATAAGGCCAGCGGGCGAATCGCGCCCGCCGGGCTGATGTTCCTTGCCATCACCTCGCTCGGCTGGGGCTTCAACTGGCCGGTCACCAAGCACCTCGTCGGCGTGCTGCCGCCTTTGACCCTGCGCGGCTCCACCGGCATGGTCGGCGCAGCCCTCCTGGCGCTGCTCGCGCTCGTCAGCAGCCAGAGCCTGGCCGTGCCGCGCGAGGTCTGGCCGCGGCTCGTGCTGGCCGGCCTGCTCAACGTCACGGCGTGGATGGTGCTGATGGGGCTGGCGCTGCTGTGGCTGCCGGCCGGCGAGGCGGCCCTGATCGCCTATACGATGCCGGTGTGGGCCTCGCTGCTGGCCTGGCCGATCCTCGGCGAGCGGCCGACGGCCTTGCGTGTGCTGGCGCTGGTGATGGCGTTCGCGGGGCTCGGCGCGATCATGGGCGCCAACGGGCTGTCGGCGAGCCGCGACAAGCTGCCGGGCATCCTGATGGTGCTGGGCGGCGCGTTCGGCTTCGCGCTCGGCACGGTCATGGCCAAGAAGCTGCCGATCAGGCTGCCGCCGCTGTCGGCGGCGGCCTGGCAGATCGGGGTCGGCTGCGTGCCGATCGTGCTGGTCGGATTCGCCGTCGAGCATTCCGACTGGACGAAGCTCGATTCTCTCGACTGGGCGCTGATGTTCTATTCCACCGTGATCCAGTTCTGCGTCGCCTATGTCGCCTGGTTCGCGGCGCTGTCGCGGTTGCCCGCGTCGGTGGCGGCGATCGGCACCATGGCGGTGCCGGTGATCGGTGTCGTCGCCTCGGCGATCGCGCTGCGCGAGCCGCTCGGGGCAGGGCAGCTGGCAGCGCTCGCCTTCACGCTCGCGGCGGTGGCGCTGGCGACGCGGGGCTGAGCGCCCGTACGCTCCATCGGGACTTGTCCGGCTCCGTCATGGATTGTTCCGCCGACCAGACGCCGCGCCCATCGAGGTATGGCTCTCAGTTCGCTCGCGCGGGCCAGCGGAAGACGGCGCCGGGGCATCGCGCCCGTCGAGCAGGGCCAGCCGCACCATCTGGGCGAGCTCGGACTTGCGATAGGGCTTCGTGAGCAGAAGCGCGCTATGATCGATGCGGCCGTGCTCGACCATGGCATTGTCGGTGTAACCGGACGTGTACAGCACCTTGGTGCCCGGCCGTTGTCGGAGCGTTTCCTCCGCGAGTTCCTTGCCGTTGATGCCGCCGGGCATGATCACATCAGTGAAGAGCAGATCGAAGGGGTGTCCGGCTTCCATCTTGGCCAGCGCCTCGACGCCGGTCGACGCGGTGATCGTCTTGTAGCCCAGGCTCTGCAGCTGCGAGACGACGAAATCCTGCACCAGCGGATCGTCCTCGACGACGAAGATCGTTTCCTCGCCGCGCAGCGGCTGCGGCTCGGGTACAGCGGGGCTTGCGGCCTGGCCCTTGGGCGCGGGGATGTAGAGCCGGATCGTGGTGCCCTTGCCCTCCTCGCTGTAGATCTTGATGTGACCACCGGATTGCTTGATGAAGCCATAGACCATGCTGAGGCCGAGGCCCGAGCCCTTGCCGGCTTCCCTGGTCGTGAAAAAGGGCTCGAAGGCGCGATCGCGGACCTCGGTCGACATGCCGGTGCCGGTGTCGCTGACGGCGACCATGACGTAGGGACCGGGAACCACGCCGGCATTGGCTGCGGCATAGGTTTCGTCGAGCACGACCCGGCGCGATTCCAGCAGCAGCCTGCCGCCATTGGGCATCGCGTCGCGGGCGTTGATGGCCATGTTGACGAGCGAATTGGCGAGCTGGGCCGAGTCAATATGGGCGATCAGCTCTTCCTCTTCGAGGATCGAATTGATCTCGATCTGCTCGCCGAGCGTGGGGCGCAACAGCTTGGCGATGTCGAGGATGGTGCTGTTCACGTCGCTGTCGCGCGGGTGCAGCGGCTGCTTGCGCGCGAAGGCGAGCAGATGCCGGATCAGCTCGCTGCAGCGGTCCGCGGCCTGCCCGATCAGTGCGGCCGTCGCGGCAGCGGCCGGACGGTCTCTGACCTCGTCGGCAAGGGTTTCGATCGTGCCGGTGATGATCGTGAGCATGTTGTTGAAATCGTGCGCGACGCCTCCGGTGAGCTTGCCGATCGCGTCGAGTTTCTGTGCCTGATGCAGCAGACGCTCGGTTTCGTGCGCCATGGTGATGTCGTGATAGACCATGGCTGCGCCGGTGATGCGTCCGTTCGCATCGCGCAGCGGGCGCCCGCTCACCATCAGCCGCAGTGTCTCGCCGCGATCCTGCAGGTGGACGATGAGTTCGCGGCGGTCGAACGTCTCTCCACGCAACGCCCGCGGCGTCGGCAGATCCTGGTCCGCGACCAGCGTAAGGCCCTCGTTCTCGTAGACGCAAAGGCTTGCACGAACGTCGGACAACTTCCTGCCGGGACGATAGCCGAGCAGGCGTTCCACGGCAGGATTTGAGAACACGACGCCGTCCGCGGCGTCGATCACGAGGACGCCTTCCGCCATGCTGTTGAACGTGCTCTGCAGGATCTCCACCGAGTGGCGCAGCTTTTCGTGGGCCGCAACCAGATCGAGATGCTGCTGCTCGGCCTTTTCTGCCAGCGAACTCGCTTCGGCCTCGGACCGGACCAGCGAGGCGCGCAGCCTCCGGTCATCGAGATAGGCACGCCGGATGACGTATCCGGCGATCGCCAGCAGGAGTGCCAGGCCGCACAAGTCGATCGTGAGCAGCAGCGAGCCGGTGGCCTTCGACGTCGCCGAGCGCTGCGCGAGCAGTTGGCGCTGGTCGGCAATGAAGCGATCGAGGTTTGCCGTGATCGCCGCCATCGTGGTCGGGCCTTCGGACCTGATTCCGAGCGCCTGGAGCCCTGCGCGATCCGACGCGGCGCGCAGGCGGATCAATTCCGCTGCGAGTGCGACCCTCCGCCCGATGAGCGTCTCGGTCTGGGCGAGAAGCTCGACTGATTTGGGGCTGTCGCTTACGGCCCGCTGCAGATCGGCCAGCGCCGGCGGAAGCTTCGCGCTGACTTCGGCGAACTCGGCGCGAAACTGCTCAGCGTCGGTGAGAGCGAAGCCGCGCGAGGAGGCCTCCGCTTCGCGCAGCAGCAGGCGCAGATCGGACGTTTTCTGCAAGATATCGAGAGACGAGTCGACCCAGGCGGCGTCGTGGCGGGACTTGATGTCCAGCGCCGTGGACGCGGCGCCGATCGCCAGCAGCGTTCCAAGACCGAGCGCCAGGGCAAGACGCTGACGAATCATCCACGTATCTCGATCATCGGCATACCCGTCCGCTACCCTCCGGATTCACGCGAGGGTCTCGCGCTGCCGGTGCTCGAATACACCTGGGTTCGAAGCGACGATGGTGTGTTTGCAAGGCGCGCCTCTCTAATTAGTCGAATTCCCGGCGCGGCCGACGGCGGCAGGCGCAACACCGGCTCGCCGCGATTTGTGCGGCGCGGATCTGCGGAAAACGGTCCGTTCATTTTGCAGAGATCGATGTCCTCGCCAGCGGCCCGTCCGGGCAGAATCACAAGCGTAAATAATGGACCGGAACGTGCAATACATCTGCACGCCGGGGGGCACAATGTGGAAATTTCTGT encodes:
- a CDS encoding toll/interleukin-1 receptor domain-containing protein produces the protein MAKAFISYSHRDERALERLHTHLATMTREGTISTWYDREILAGGEIDHEIASSFAKSDLFLALVSPDFLASRYCYEQEMKSALERHADGTMRVVPVILEPCDWRSTPLGKLKAIPKDGRAISTWTNENVAYLDVVTELRRITAEQQTSKSEEPLPKIQGERARAETRTYRIKKKFDSIDRDDFRRESFAKIQQFFHASVDELNQVSELIRARFEKINELAFTCTALNKANNREANITLRADTELFASNIAFSFSRRAAPGTANGFVHIDADDYELYLRLDDFSRGQAQGDKAATAEEVADALWRKFTSNAGIDHE
- a CDS encoding vitamin B12-dependent ribonucleotide reductase, with the translated sequence MRIERRNTTEGQSPYAGIDFRLTTSEIKNPDGSVVFRLENVEIPQVWSQVASDVLAQKYFRKAGVAARLKKVEEESVPSWLWRSVPDTDALAALPESERYGSERSAKQVFDRLAGCWTYWGWKGSYFSSEEDAQAFYDELRFMLAKQMVAPNSPQWFNTGLHWAYGIDGPGQGHYYVDYKTGKLTKSKSSYEHPQPHACFIQGVEDDLVNDGGIMDLWVREARLFKYGSGTGSNFSRLRGEGEKLSGGGRSSGLMSFLKIGDRAAGAIKSGGTTRRAAKMVVVDADHPDIEAYIDWKVKEEQKVAALVTGSKINQKHLKAVMKACVNCEGSGDDCFDPEKNPALRREIKLARRSLVPDNYIKRVIQFAKQGYKDIDFPIYDTDWDSEAYLTVSGQNSNNSVSLKDDFLRAVETDGDWNLVGRTNKKIVKTLKARDLWEKIGHAAWASADPGLHFNSTMNDWHTCKASGDIRASNPCSEYMFLDDTACNLASANLLTFYDIKAKQFDVVAYEHLCRLWTVVLEISVLMAQFPSKAIAELSYEFRTLGLGYANIGGLLMTMGLPYDSKEGRALCGALSAIMTGIAYKTSAEMAGELGTFPGYKKNALHMLRVIRNHRRAAHGQATGYEALSVNPVPLDHAHCPQVSLVSHAIQAWDDALALGETNGYRNAQVTVVAPTGTIGLVMDCDTTGIEPDFALVKFKKLAGGGYFKIINRAVPAALRVLGYRESEIAEIEAYAVGHGSLSNAPGVNVSTLKAKGFTDEAIAKVEKALPTAFDIKFVFNKWTLGEDFIVKQLGVSTEAIAAPGFDLLAAIGFSKREIEAANVHICGAMTVEGAPHLKAEHYAVFDCANPCGKVGKRYLSVESHIRMMAAAQPFISGAISKTINMPNDATVEDCKAAYLLSWKLALKANALYRDGSKLSQPLNSQLISDDEDEDDAVESFYEKPMAARATQVSEKIVEKLVERIVVMREREKMPDRRKGYTQKAVVGGHKVYLRTGEYDDGRLGEIFIDMHKEGAALRSFINNFAIAVSLGLQYGVPLDEYVDAFTFTRFEPAGPVQGNDSIKYATSILDYVFRELAVSYMSRFDLAHVDPSESNFDALGRGVDEGKMTGEPQQNQASKYLSRGLTRSRTDNLVVMRGGSQAGSSSTGTVGSGASDRGGVSALSSSRSGDSFEGATALKQEPQHDLSPTEKLEALQWSKAGTAATQVASKAERRAEAKAKGYEGEMCSECGNFTLVRNGTCMKCDTCGSTTGCS
- a CDS encoding DMT family transporter; amino-acid sequence: MTDTHKASGRIAPAGLMFLAITSLGWGFNWPVTKHLVGVLPPLTLRGSTGMVGAALLALLALVSSQSLAVPREVWPRLVLAGLLNVTAWMVLMGLALLWLPAGEAALIAYTMPVWASLLAWPILGERPTALRVLALVMAFAGLGAIMGANGLSASRDKLPGILMVLGGAFGFALGTVMAKKLPIRLPPLSAAAWQIGVGCVPIVLVGFAVEHSDWTKLDSLDWALMFYSTVIQFCVAYVAWFAALSRLPASVAAIGTMAVPVIGVVASAIALREPLGAGQLAALAFTLAAVALATRG
- a CDS encoding CHASE3 domain-containing protein, with translation MIRQRLALALGLGTLLAIGAASTALDIKSRHDAAWVDSSLDILQKTSDLRLLLREAEASSRGFALTDAEQFRAEFAEVSAKLPPALADLQRAVSDSPKSVELLAQTETLIGRRVALAAELIRLRAASDRAGLQALGIRSEGPTTMAAITANLDRFIADQRQLLAQRSATSKATGSLLLTIDLCGLALLLAIAGYVIRRAYLDDRRLRASLVRSEAEASSLAEKAEQQHLDLVAAHEKLRHSVEILQSTFNSMAEGVLVIDAADGVVFSNPAVERLLGYRPGRKLSDVRASLCVYENEGLTLVADQDLPTPRALRGETFDRRELIVHLQDRGETLRLMVSGRPLRDANGRITGAAMVYHDITMAHETERLLHQAQKLDAIGKLTGGVAHDFNNMLTIITGTIETLADEVRDRPAAAATAALIGQAADRCSELIRHLLAFARKQPLHPRDSDVNSTILDIAKLLRPTLGEQIEINSILEEEELIAHIDSAQLANSLVNMAINARDAMPNGGRLLLESRRVVLDETYAAANAGVVPGPYVMVAVSDTGTGMSTEVRDRAFEPFFTTREAGKGSGLGLSMVYGFIKQSGGHIKIYSEEGKGTTIRLYIPAPKGQAASPAVPEPQPLRGEETIFVVEDDPLVQDFVVSQLQSLGYKTITASTGVEALAKMEAGHPFDLLFTDVIMPGGINGKELAEETLRQRPGTKVLYTSGYTDNAMVEHGRIDHSALLLTKPYRKSELAQMVRLALLDGRDAPAPSSAGPRERTESHTSMGAASGRRNNP